The Flavobacterium johnsoniae genomic sequence AGCGATTTGTAGATGCCGTTTCTCTCGCGCTCAGCAGCGATGAACTGCGAGAGTTTGGAATCCAGGCCCTGCAGGTGCATAAAGCCCAGATAGATATCGGTGCCGTAAAGAGCGGTTTCAAATCCGCTTCTGTTCACGCAGGGGGTATGGATGACAGCGCCGGCCATCCGCGCTTCGTGCACATAGATTTCAGTTCTGTAGAACCCTCCCTGATTATTGATTACGGCAACCATAAATTCAATAGGGTAGTGCACCTTCAGATAAAGGCTCTGGTAGCTTTCCACGGCGTAGGATGCGGAGTGCGCCTTGCAGAAAGAATAGCCCGCAAAGGATTCGATCTGGCGGTAGATTTCCTGGCTCAGCGCTTCGGGATGCCCATTTGCGGCCGCTGAAATAAAGAAATCGTCCTTCACTTTCTGGAGCGCCGCTTTAGAGCGTCCCTTGCCCGACATGGCACGCCTTAGTATATCGCCGTCTGCAGCCGACAGCCCGCCGTAATGCAGGGCAATTTTGATCACGTCTTCCTGATACACCATAATGCCGTAGGTTTCTCCTAGCTCCTTTTCAAAGACCGGGTGAAAGTATTCAAATTTTGACGGGTTGTTATGGCGGAATATGTATTCCTTCATCATTCCAGACTGCGCGACTCCAGGACGGATGATCGAAGAGGCAGCAACAAGGGTTTTATAATTATCGCATTTCAGACGGCGCAAAAGCCCCCGCATCGCAGGGCTTTCGATGTAGAAGCATCCTATGGTTCTTCCTTCCGCAAGATAGACGTTTGCGGAGGGTTCGTTTTTTGAGATACTCGTGTCGCGGATATTGATCCGGATTCCTCTGTTCTTCTCAATTATCTTCACGGTATCATCAATATGCCCAATGCCTCTCTGGCTGAGAATGTCAAACTTGTCAAAACCGATATCCTCTGCCGTATGCATGTCAAAGAGCACTATCGGGAATCCTTTCGGGGGCATTTCCAGCGGCGTGTAATTGGTCAGCGGCTCTTCGGAGATCAATATCCCGCAGGAATGCATGCTGCGCATATTGGGATATTTTTCCAGCATCATGCCGTATTCCTGCACCAGTTTGACTATGGAGTTGGTCTGATGGAGCTTCATGGGATTTTTGGCCAGCATGTCCAGCTCGTCTTTTGGAAGTCCGAATACTTTGCCTACCTCGCGGAAAATCGAGCGGTATTTGAACTCTACATTAGTCCCGCAGAAAGCTACATACTCACTGCCGTATCGGTTGGAGATGTATCTCAAGATTACATCCCGCTCTTTCCAGCTCCAGTCGATATCAAAATCGGGAGGGCTCTTGCGGTTTTCATTCAGAAAGCGCTCGAAATACAGGTCAAGCTCCAAAGGGCAGATGTCGGTTATTCCAAGACAGTAGGCAATTATGCTGTTGGCGCCCGAGCCCCTTCCGATATGAAGGAAACCGCAGAAGGTGCTGTAGCGTATGATATCCCAGGTAATGAGGAAGTAGCCGCTGAATTCAAGGTCATTGATGACTTTGAGCTCTTTCTCCACACGCGCTTTTGCTTCTGCATTATGGCTTCCGTATCTCCATACCAGACCTTCTTCGGCCAAAGTGGTCAAAAGGGCAATATCCCCTTTTTTACTTTTGGTATAATGCCTTTTGTTTTTCGGGCTTTCAAAATCATACTTAAAATTACAGCGTTCGATGATGTATCTTGTATTCTGGATTATTTCGGGATAATCTTTATACATGGCGGTAAGTTCCGCTTCAGGAATCATGACATCCGATTTGCTGCACCAGTCATCAGGTTCGAGTTTGGAGAGAAGCTCGTTTAGGTCGACTGCACGAAGAATCCTGTGCAGGTTGTATTCCCTTTTGGTGCGGAATACAACTGGCTGAAGAATAACCATCTCAGCTCGTCGTTTTCTCCACTGTGAGACTACAAGTTTTTGCAGCTGGTCGGGACGGATGCCTATGTATTCATTATGCCGAAGCTCTTCGGGCACATTTTCTAAAGGATAAATGATGAAAACATCCGAGAAGAACGGTGCGGTTTCTGGCAACGGTTTCTTTTCAAAGTTATGCTCGGTCAGAAAGCGGTTCATCTGGGCGAGCCCCACGGCATTCTGCGCAAGGCCGATATAGCGCAATTTATGGCTGCAGCGGAATTCTATGCCGACAAGCGGTTTTATGCCTAGAGCCTGGCAGCCTTTTATAAAATCATAAATGCCCGTAACGGTATTGATATCGGTCAGGGCTGCCGCCGTGACACCGCAATCCGCTGCCTGCCTGATCAGATCATCCAGCGGTATGGTGCCGTAGCGCAGGGAATGGAATGAGTGGCAGTTGAGAAACATGATTTATTTTTTTCGTTTTAAAATTTCGTCTTTATTGTTGGGCTTGAAAGATGCGCCTGCGCATCTCATCACGGCATCAAAGCCGTAGCGGTTCTTCATTCGGTCCATGGCCTGATACAGGGCAAGCATCTCCTCGGTGTCATTGAACAGGTCGATCTGGTAGGTTCCCCTGACCAGTCCGCTGAATCGCACACCGATAAGGCGGAGCCTCATGCGGCGCTGGTAGAGCCTGTTGAAGAGATCCACCACCGTCTGGTTCAGGATATGGTCGGCCGAGGTATACTGCACACGGGACTGCTTGGTTTCGGTATCAAAATTGGCGTACCTGATCTTGACGGTCACAGTCGAGGCGAGCCACTCTTCGGCGCGCAGCTCGTAGGCCAGCTTTTCAACCATTCCCTGCAGGATCCTGCTGAGTTTCAATATATCAATGGTATCCTGGGAGAAGGTGTGCTCGGTGGAAATGGACTTTCTTTCCGTGTATGGCTCCACAGGCGTGTTGTCGATGCCGTTGGCTTTCTTCCAGAGTTCTGTTCCGTTTTTTCCGATCATCTGCTGCAGGGACTCGGCTGGCATTTCGGAGAGCGTGCGGATGGTGCGGATGCCGATTCTCGAAAGGAGCTCAAAGGTTTTCTGTCCGACCATCGGAATTTTTCTAATGGAGAGCGGGTTCAGGAAGGACTGCACCAGATGCTCCGGGATTTCAAGGTTCTGCTTCTGCTTGCCTTCGCCCGTGCCGATTTTCGATACGGTCTTGTTGACCGAAAGGGCAAAGGTGAGGGGCAGGCCCGTTTCCTTTGTGATTCGCTGCGCCAGCTCATCTGTCCATTTGTAGCTTCCGTAGAAACGGTCCATGCCGGTGATGTCGAGATAGAACTCGTCGATGCTGGCCTTTTCCACCACGGGCGCCTTTTCCTGGATGATTTCGGTGATGTCATGGGAGAGCCTCGAGTAGAGCTCCATGTCGCCCTTCATGATTTTGGCCTGAGGGCAGAGCTTCATGGCCATGTGTATGGGCATGGCCGAACGCACGCCGAATTTACGGGCTTCGTAGGAGCAGGACGCCACAACGCCCCTGTCCCCGCCGCCTATGATCAGCGGAATGCCGTTAAGTTCTGAATTGGAAAGCCTTTCGCACGATACGAAAAAGGTGTTCATGTCGATATGCACAATTGCCCTGCTCATGGTCTGTTCATTTTTATACAGACCAAAATTAGTACAGATAATAACATTTTGTAAAAGTTATTATGTTACAAATAGCAACAATTTTAAAAAAGCCTTATTTTTCAGCAGGTATTCATAAAAGAAAAAAGAAGCCGGAAAGGCTTTATTCAGAATTTACGGCATAGGGAATTCTGAAAAGAATGCTGTTTTTATTTTTAAAAAGGATTAAATGAATTTTAAAAAAAAATGTTATAAAGTGTTATTGTTTCTATAATTTTCAATCTTTTGCTTCAATTGCTGAAAATTATGCAGGTAAATTCCGTATATTTAAGGTCTGTTAACCGCTAAACGGATATAATTCGATTATTTATCGATCTTCAATTCTTACTTATCTGATATGTATTTTTTGCAGATTCTTAGATTCTTGTCTTCTGCAGCAGCATAAAGCATGAGGCCATGTCGCAAATATATAATTCCAAAAAGATTATCTATCTGGCAGATGATGATGAGGACGACAGGCTGCTGTTTCTCGATGCCGTTCAGGAGCTCAGCCTTCCGGTGACTGTCAATACAGCCGAAGACGGGCAGCAGCTTCTGAGTGCTCTTAATAAGGCCGCCGGGAGCCTGCCTGAAATCATTTTTCTGGACATCAACATGCCTGTCAAAAACGGTTTTGAATGCCTTGAGGAAATACGGCGGGGAACGCTGCCGTTGAGCGGCGTAAAAGTGATTATGCTTTCCACGAGCAGCAATGCTGAAAACATAAAGCGCTCCTATGATCTGGGAGCCGATTATTATGCCGTCAAGCCCAGCACATTCAAGGCCCTTAAAGATCTTCTGCAGAGCATAATGGAAATGGACTGGAGCATTGCGGGAAGAAACAAGGCAGAATTCCTTCTGGTTTGAGACGGCGTCCATCATAAAAAAGTACAGCCCTGCAGTGTGAACTGCAGGGCTGTTATTTTATAAATGAAAGCCGGTTTTAAACATCGGCTTCTTCTGAAAGCGATTGATCAGAGGCATCTTCCTGCATATTTTCCGCAGCTGCTTCCCGTGCCGAAGCCTGCGGTGCGGGAGTCTTTTTCATTAGGATATAAAAATCCCTGAGATGCCACCATGCCGGACAGCGGTCCACAGGTCCGCTGAAGTTTCTGATGGTGCTGTAGCAGCTCCTGAGAAAAACCTGCGTATCGGTAATATTTGCCCATTCCGTCAGTCTTACTTCCTTGGGCGGGGGATTGCTTTCAAAATAGCGTTTTATTTCTTCGTGGTTCATTCCGCAAATTTAGGCAAAATGCCCCGCACTTACAAGGGAAGAACGGGAGCATAGCATTTGATTTGCTTCGGATTCATCCGCTTTTCCAGCAACGTTTTGAAGACCAACAGCATGCAGCTTGCTAAAAATCTGCCCACTTTTTGGGTATCGAGAATATTTCTTTAAGCCCTCAGCGAATAGGAAGATAATTGCTTATAGGAAAAATAGACCGTTTTTTATAAATAATGGATGAATTTTCATAATAATCACTCAATGCAATTGATCTAATTTGGCACTTTGAAATTGTGCTATAATTCAAATGATTTTTTAACAAGTGGAAAATATTATCTACTGACTATTGGCAAAGATGATAATCCTACACCTTAAAATTAAACCAATGAAAATACCGGAATCATTTAAAAAAGTGATACTTGAAGTAATCTGCCTGTTATATATACTTCTATTTGTTTATGCTTCAGTAAGCAAAATGATAGATTTTGAAAACTTCCAAATCCAGCTCGGGCAATCACCGCTAATAAGTGCATTTGCTGGCTTGGCAGCACCAAGTGTACTGTTTCTTGAGCTTTTAACAGCTCTGTTGCTTATGGTACCCAAATTAAGAATGGCAGCATTATTTCTAGCACTGGGCATGATGAGCTTATTTACTACCTATATTATAATTATTTTAAATTATAGTTCTTTTATACCTTGTTCATGCGGAGGCATTTTAGAAAAAATGAGCTGGCGAAGCCATCTCATCTTCAATATTGCATTTGTGTTACTGGCAATGACAGCTATTTTGCTGCACCATAATATAGAAAAGCCATATCATTCAAGAAAAAAAAGCTATTTAATTTTGGTGAAAATGATTTCCACAATTATCTGTACTACCGCCATTATAATAATTCTATTTCGACGCTCAGAGAGTATTATGCACTTTGAAAATCCTTTTATAAGACGTTATCCTCAACATCCAGCAGCGTTTGAAAACCAGCTGGACTTAAAATATAATTCCTACTACTTTGCTGGGGAGTCAGGAGGCAGAATCTATCTGGGTAACTATACCGCTCCCTTAAATATTAAGTCAGCAGATCAAGGACTGAAAAGTCTGAAAGCGGAGAGAATTACTTTTAGGACTAACGAAATTCCATTTAAGAAACCAATTGTATCTGTACAGGGATTTTACTTTTTTCTAAAAGAGGGATCCGTACCTGCAGTCTACCGGGGAAAAACTTCGGACTGGAAAATCAATTATAATTTAAAAGGAATACCCTATTTCACACAGTCGGTTCAAATCGACAGTACAACTACTGGATTCAGATCCAATAATGGAGAAAATCTAGGGAACATTTTAGGAGTCTTTAACCAATACTCTAGACCTTCAATTAAATATAATGGACGTCTACTCCAGAGACAGATCGATGGAGTTTTTGACACTGATGGAATATTGCTCTACAGTGAAAAGATACAACGGTTGGTATATGTCTACTTTTATAGAAATGAGTTTATTATAGCAAATAATAGCGGACATCTCGTAAGGAGAGGCAATACGATCGATACTGTTTCAAAAGCGAAGATAGGAGTGGCCTATCTTAAAGGAAATAAGGAGCGTACTATGAATGCCCCGCCGTTAATTGTAAACGCTAACGCCGCAGTATATGATAATCTACTTTTTATACATTCTAGAATCAAGGGAAAGTTTGAGGATAACAAACTGTGGGAGCAGGCGTCAATAATAGATGTTTACGATATCTCAAAAAATATATACCTGATGAGTTTCCCAATCTATAATTTAGAGGATAATAAGATGAGAAGCTTTTATATAACGAAAGAAAATTGCTTTGCTCTGATTGGAAATAGTATTGTAGTTTATAAATTCCGGGATATATTGAAAAAAGAGTTTAAAAATAATGGTTTTGTAAAAAAATGATATTAAAAATATACTGGCCAGTATCAGGAAACAGATCGAAAACCTGTAGAAAAAAGTAGATCAGAGTTTAATTTAATATTTATATTATGAAAACGCTATTATTTAAAAATGGAATTGCAGCAGCAACAGTTGTCGTTGCAATTACAGGAGCCTTTGCGTCCTCGATGCAGAGCAGTTCAAAAAGTTTGGCCCCTAGAGTCGGCTACACGCTGAATGCTAAGGACGATTGCAATATCCAAGTGGCTTGTGACGATAATCCGACACCATTTGTCTGCCGACTAAATGGTACCTCAGGACCACAGGCCTACGGTAAGAATGCACAAGGACAATGTGTTGAAATACTATATCGTCCGATGCAGTGAAAATTGAGTAATTAGCTTTACCGCTCCAGTGATATGGAGCGGTATTGTTAAATATAAAATCTGATTTTTTTAAGTAAACGAAGAGGCATATTTTGTATGCTGTCCAATGATAATAAACAATTATGAAGAGAATTATTCTTAAAAACCGTTTATCTATTCTAGCCGTAATCCTTGCAGCGTCCAGCGCGTTTGCCAATTCGTTCAAGCCGCAGCTTGAAAAACGTCGAGGTCCTGCTGTGGGTTACACTTTGAATGCTCAGCAACAATGTGATATTGCAGTCGCTTGTGATGATAATCCCAGTCCATTTATCTGCCGTTTAGGCGGAACAACCGGACCAATAGCCTATGGAAAGAATGCGCAGGGGCAATGTGTAATAACGCTCTGGCGTCCATTTTAAAAGCTTATTTAAAGATAAGCCGTTCAGACACATGAACGGCTTTGTTTATTGTATGAATTAATTCATAGCATTGTCTATCCAACCTGAGATTTTTTCTTCTTTTAGAAAATAGTCAAACCATTGCAAAACTCTGTGTGTCAAATCCTCCTGATTGGAAGGTATAGCCAATCCATGACCTTCATTAGGATACAGCAGCATTACATTTTTTTTACCAAGACGACGCAGGGCCATATGATATTCGACGGTCTGCTGCCAGTCAACCTGCGTATCTGCCCTCCCGCTCCATGTGAGAAGCGGAATCTTTAGACTGTTAATATAGGCGACTGGCGAGTTTCGATTATAAACATCGGGATAATTAAATGGATCCTTATTATTCATATTCCACTGATCACCTTGGAAGCGCCATATATCGGGCCTGCCTGTTTTCCAGTTTACAGTTAAATAAAAGCGGCCTAAATCTGTAATTGCCCCGCTGACTACAGCTGTTTTAAAGAGGCTGGATCGGTTTGCAATGAACGCAGACTCATAACCGCCGAAAGAATGGCCCATTAGGCCAACACCTTCGGGATTGACAATGTTCATGGAGAGTATTTTTTTTACACCTGATTCGGCGCAGTCCAATGAGGATAGCCCTTGATTTTCATCCTCAATGATGATATCAGGAAGAAAGAAAAAGTAGCCTTTAGAGGTAAAAACTGCCGGATTAAATCCTGTTTCATTCTTTAAGGTAGGAATGGAATATAAATGCAGATTTTTTGACTGGTTTTCATAAACATGGACAATCATAGGATATTTTTTTGTGGGGTCATATAAAGCCGGATAATATAAAACACCTTTGAGTTTCTGATGCTTTGAATTCTCAAAAGTTACGAGTTCGTTATTTCCCCAGTGATAATTACTATGCTGCGCATTGCTCTGGAAAATTGTACTTTGCCGCAGATCTTCCTGCTGAATGACCAGCCCAGGCGGAAGAGAAAATTTTTGAATCCTGTATAGAAACTTTTTGCCGGAAAATGAATATTTGAGCTGGTCAATATATGCATCCTCATAAACGATTGGTTTTTCGCCGATATTTTCTTTCCATAGAAAAAATCCTGTTTTTTCATCAGCACCTCTGGCATTTAAAATAATCTCTTTAGTTAGGTCATAGACTTCATGGTTCAAGCTTCCATATGTACTATTAAGTAGGGCACTGCCTGGATCACAACCAAAGCGAAACTTTATTTCTTTTTCCCTTCCGTGGGTAAGTCTTCTCGCTTTAGAACCGTCAAATCTTACAGCCCAGATATCAAATTGGTCATAGAGAAGTATTTCTGTATTACTGCTGCTCCATCCAGCTTGTCCAAATGCACTGTTGGAAACCAAAGTATGTACTTTGCCATTGAAAACTGTTTGTAAATTTTGAGTTAGGTTAGTATGCAGGTCTTTGATAATATTATAAGTCCACCAGTTGCCGTCTTTAAAATAAGCAAGATAACGTCCGTCAGGAGATGCTGTTAAATATTCATAATAAGATGAAAACCTGCTCAGTATTTTCTTTCGCTGCATCGTGGCAAGGTTAAGCAGATAATAATCTCGCGGTGCATAAAGAGTAAATTGTGGCTCATACTGCAGTTTATTGGACAGAATCGCATACTTTTGGTTTCCCGTGAAAAAAACTTCAGGAAGTTCATCTGTGCTTACCTCAATAGGTCTTCCTTTATTCGGTTCCCACATCATAATTTTGAGAGTTTCACTGGGAATTTCACCGATATATGCGTACGAATATACTAACTTATCATTTGTGTTCCAGACTTCAGGCTGCGAATAAGATTTAGAAAGTTTGTCAGATTTTCTTTTCCTGATATGGAAAAAGACACGCTGGAGGTCTTCTGAAATTAAAATTTTATCTGGAGGTGAAGAAACAATTTCTGCGCCCTCAGGAAGTCCCTGCGGAACTCCACTATTAAATTCAAATAATCTTTTCAGGTCATTGCGGTACATAAATATTGAATTTATTTTCCTATCTGGCGACAACGAGTAAAAAGCGACTGCTCTGCCATGTGGATCCCATGAAAATTCCGTAAAATGATTTGAACCGGAAGCGATTTGTTTTTCGGACTTATCTTTTAAATTGATCAGTATCAATTTGCAACTGCCGCTGCTGCAAGTGCTGACGATTAGCCATTTATTTTTAGGACAAAGAGAGAACTGTGTGGCATGTTCTACTGATTTAATTATTCTTCCATCAGGACTTTGAATAAGTAGCGACTTTTCTTTTCCAGCGTTAGCTTTTAGTAATATAATAAGATTGTATTGCTCGTTATATTGATAGGAAGAAACATTCGAAATACTTTTCTGCTGCCCATTACTCAAATCAATAAAGCTAAGGCTGTCTTTTGTCTGGGCGTAAAAGTATTGATCTGAAGTAATGCAGGAGTTATATCCCATCGGAATATTAAATGTTTTTCCCGTGTCAGTTATGTTTCTGATAAATAACGTATCACGATTGTTTTCATATTGTAAGGAATAACTAGTCCATCTTCCATCAGAAGAAAATTTATCAATGAAAGTTTCCGCCCAGAGGCGGTAATCTTTCTCCTCTAGCTCTTTTTTCTGCAATGCCTGCCCATTTAAAGGGCAGGTTTCCAATTGCAAAACAAATAAAAAAAATAAATATATAAGACAATCCTTTAATTGAACTTCTTTAAGGGAGAACCGTTTATTTTTTGATGCCATATTGTATTTTATTTAGTAACCAGGATTTTGGGGTTGAAGATTTGGATTGGTGATTAATTCAGTTTGAGGTATAGGGAACAATTTGTCTTCTGAATTCCATCCTGCTTTTACTGGTTTGAGAGTTTTATCAAGCACTTCAAGACGTTTCAGATCAAAAAAGCGATGGCCAAGCTCGGTAAAATACTCCCATCTTCTCTCCTGCAGTATTGCATTTGCGATTTCATCTGCGGTCACTGCAGCTGTTTTGTCTAATCCAGCGCGTATCCTGATTTGGTTCAAATCTTCTTTTGATCCAGTTAAATTTCCTTGGCGCGCCCTGGCTTCTGCGCGGATGAGATACTGCTCGGCTAATCGGAACAATACAGAATATTCCTTGGATTGCGCCGTATTATCCCGTTCCTTATATTTGAAGGGATGATACCAAATTGAAGTACCATTTGAAACAGCTTTGATCCAATGAGATTTGCGCAGGTCATTTGCGGCAAAGGAATCAAAGAGCGAAGGGCTGAGAGAGGCTGCTGTTGGAGGGGTGCTTATAAAAATAAAGGATGACCCTTCCTTTGTGTTCTGCCCCGCAAATGCCGGCTGAAGCTGCCAGATAGTTTCTTTCGAGCTGACAAGAAAAGTGCGGTCTATATCCTGTTCCAATGAAAACAAATTATTTTCATTTAAAACTGCTGAGGCTTCATTAGAGGCTTCAGCATATCGATTGCTGTACAGA encodes the following:
- a CDS encoding DNA polymerase III subunit alpha; amino-acid sequence: MFLNCHSFHSLRYGTIPLDDLIRQAADCGVTAAALTDINTVTGIYDFIKGCQALGIKPLVGIEFRCSHKLRYIGLAQNAVGLAQMNRFLTEHNFEKKPLPETAPFFSDVFIIYPLENVPEELRHNEYIGIRPDQLQKLVVSQWRKRRAEMVILQPVVFRTKREYNLHRILRAVDLNELLSKLEPDDWCSKSDVMIPEAELTAMYKDYPEIIQNTRYIIERCNFKYDFESPKNKRHYTKSKKGDIALLTTLAEEGLVWRYGSHNAEAKARVEKELKVINDLEFSGYFLITWDIIRYSTFCGFLHIGRGSGANSIIAYCLGITDICPLELDLYFERFLNENRKSPPDFDIDWSWKERDVILRYISNRYGSEYVAFCGTNVEFKYRSIFREVGKVFGLPKDELDMLAKNPMKLHQTNSIVKLVQEYGMMLEKYPNMRSMHSCGILISEEPLTNYTPLEMPPKGFPIVLFDMHTAEDIGFDKFDILSQRGIGHIDDTVKIIEKNRGIRINIRDTSISKNEPSANVYLAEGRTIGCFYIESPAMRGLLRRLKCDNYKTLVAASSIIRPGVAQSGMMKEYIFRHNNPSKFEYFHPVFEKELGETYGIMVYQEDVIKIALHYGGLSAADGDILRRAMSGKGRSKAALQKVKDDFFISAAANGHPEALSQEIYRQIESFAGYSFCKAHSASYAVESYQSLYLKVHYPIEFMVAVINNQGGFYRTEIYVHEARMAGAVIHTPCVNRSGFETALYGTDIYLGFMHLQGLDSKLSQFIAAERERNGIYKSLEDFINRVPMGIENVKTLIFIGAFRFTGKTKNQLLVQVSLLMNNFKPANRGLMLIEQPAKEFKLPVLERSIFEDAFDEIELLNFPVSCTVFDLLKTRYRGDVMVRDLLKYHKKEVRMLAYLISTKQVPTKRGNMYFGTWIDHEGAYFDTAHFPDSLVNNPFQGGGCYLLLGTVEIDYHFPTITISRMAKMPFIPDPRYSDSEKRYTTQHNIKQDVSSTHRQPYPQDHEINLPRHRMKF
- the dinB gene encoding DNA polymerase IV — translated: MSRAIVHIDMNTFFVSCERLSNSELNGIPLIIGGGDRGVVASCSYEARKFGVRSAMPIHMAMKLCPQAKIMKGDMELYSRLSHDITEIIQEKAPVVEKASIDEFYLDITGMDRFYGSYKWTDELAQRITKETGLPLTFALSVNKTVSKIGTGEGKQKQNLEIPEHLVQSFLNPLSIRKIPMVGQKTFELLSRIGIRTIRTLSEMPAESLQQMIGKNGTELWKKANGIDNTPVEPYTERKSISTEHTFSQDTIDILKLSRILQGMVEKLAYELRAEEWLASTVTVKIRYANFDTETKQSRVQYTSADHILNQTVVDLFNRLYQRRMRLRLIGVRFSGLVRGTYQIDLFNDTEEMLALYQAMDRMKNRYGFDAVMRCAGASFKPNNKDEILKRKK
- a CDS encoding response regulator, with translation MSQIYNSKKIIYLADDDEDDRLLFLDAVQELSLPVTVNTAEDGQQLLSALNKAAGSLPEIIFLDINMPVKNGFECLEEIRRGTLPLSGVKVIMLSTSSNAENIKRSYDLGADYYAVKPSTFKALKDLLQSIMEMDWSIAGRNKAEFLLV
- a CDS encoding DUF6965 family protein, which produces MNHEEIKRYFESNPPPKEVRLTEWANITDTQVFLRSCYSTIRNFSGPVDRCPAWWHLRDFYILMKKTPAPQASAREAAAENMQEDASDQSLSEEADV
- a CDS encoding MauE/DoxX family redox-associated membrane protein gives rise to the protein MKIPESFKKVILEVICLLYILLFVYASVSKMIDFENFQIQLGQSPLISAFAGLAAPSVLFLELLTALLLMVPKLRMAALFLALGMMSLFTTYIIIILNYSSFIPCSCGGILEKMSWRSHLIFNIAFVLLAMTAILLHHNIEKPYHSRKKSYLILVKMISTIICTTAIIIILFRRSESIMHFENPFIRRYPQHPAAFENQLDLKYNSYYFAGESGGRIYLGNYTAPLNIKSADQGLKSLKAERITFRTNEIPFKKPIVSVQGFYFFLKEGSVPAVYRGKTSDWKINYNLKGIPYFTQSVQIDSTTTGFRSNNGENLGNILGVFNQYSRPSIKYNGRLLQRQIDGVFDTDGILLYSEKIQRLVYVYFYRNEFIIANNSGHLVRRGNTIDTVSKAKIGVAYLKGNKERTMNAPPLIVNANAAVYDNLLFIHSRIKGKFEDNKLWEQASIIDVYDISKNIYLMSFPIYNLEDNKMRSFYITKENCFALIGNSIVVYKFRDILKKEFKNNGFVKK
- a CDS encoding S9 family peptidase, producing the protein MASKNKRFSLKEVQLKDCLIYLFFLFVLQLETCPLNGQALQKKELEEKDYRLWAETFIDKFSSDGRWTSYSLQYENNRDTLFIRNITDTGKTFNIPMGYNSCITSDQYFYAQTKDSLSFIDLSNGQQKSISNVSSYQYNEQYNLIILLKANAGKEKSLLIQSPDGRIIKSVEHATQFSLCPKNKWLIVSTCSSGSCKLILINLKDKSEKQIASGSNHFTEFSWDPHGRAVAFYSLSPDRKINSIFMYRNDLKRLFEFNSGVPQGLPEGAEIVSSPPDKILISEDLQRVFFHIRKRKSDKLSKSYSQPEVWNTNDKLVYSYAYIGEIPSETLKIMMWEPNKGRPIEVSTDELPEVFFTGNQKYAILSNKLQYEPQFTLYAPRDYYLLNLATMQRKKILSRFSSYYEYLTASPDGRYLAYFKDGNWWTYNIIKDLHTNLTQNLQTVFNGKVHTLVSNSAFGQAGWSSSNTEILLYDQFDIWAVRFDGSKARRLTHGREKEIKFRFGCDPGSALLNSTYGSLNHEVYDLTKEIILNARGADEKTGFFLWKENIGEKPIVYEDAYIDQLKYSFSGKKFLYRIQKFSLPPGLVIQQEDLRQSTIFQSNAQHSNYHWGNNELVTFENSKHQKLKGVLYYPALYDPTKKYPMIVHVYENQSKNLHLYSIPTLKNETGFNPAVFTSKGYFFFLPDIIIEDENQGLSSLDCAESGVKKILSMNIVNPEGVGLMGHSFGGYESAFIANRSSLFKTAVVSGAITDLGRFYLTVNWKTGRPDIWRFQGDQWNMNNKDPFNYPDVYNRNSPVAYINSLKIPLLTWSGRADTQVDWQQTVEYHMALRRLGKKNVMLLYPNEGHGLAIPSNQEDLTHRVLQWFDYFLKEEKISGWIDNAMN
- a CDS encoding RagB/SusD family nutrient uptake outer membrane protein, which encodes MKKITVLTVAVVLWQLLACDSFVETGLPKSQLSTSEVFEDQATAAAALANIYAKIRDTGMLTGSFTGLSLQLGNYADETVSYENASSSGSLFYGNRLLPSTTAVQDYWNTSYNQIYASNALIEGVEKSQNLSPENKKQLKGEALFIRALVHFYLTNLFGSIPYITDTDYRKNSKVSRIDMQKVYEHILSDLNSAVLLLPTSYSTVERIRPNKWVCHALLSRVYLYSNRYAEASNEASAVLNENNLFSLEQDIDRTFLVSSKETIWQLQPAFAGQNTKEGSSFIFISTPPTAASLSPSLFDSFAANDLRKSHWIKAVSNGTSIWYHPFKYKERDNTAQSKEYSVLFRLAEQYLIRAEARARQGNLTGSKEDLNQIRIRAGLDKTAAVTADEIANAILQERRWEYFTELGHRFFDLKRLEVLDKTLKPVKAGWNSEDKLFPIPQTELITNPNLQPQNPGY